A genomic stretch from Pieris brassicae chromosome 9, ilPieBrab1.1, whole genome shotgun sequence includes:
- the LOC123714133 gene encoding collagenase-like, translating to MKLFLVVLGVTAALAAPQPQFQEIVTDYHGQIGIPEAARIKAAEAASDFDGSRIAGGSLANLGQFPYFGGLLVTLTTGGQSVCGSTLVTNNRAVTAAHCWRTQNHQGRLVLHVSGSATLFSGGNRVTSNNVIMHENYNMQSLHNDVAVIVLPNINSNNVIRPISLASGNNLFVGVQAQACGFGRTGDSWSGGITTSQQLRHVSLPVISNADCAAVYGSGPVIASTICVSGSNGRSTCGGDSGGPLVYNNQLIGITSFGAAAGCQRGFPAGFARVTSFNSWISARL from the exons ATGAAGCTGTTTCTGGTAGTCCTCGGAGTCACTGCGGCTTTAGCTGCACCTCAGCCCCAGTTCCAAGAGATCGTTACCGACTACCATGGGCAGATCGGTATTCCTGAGGCCGCACGCATCAAGGCCGCAGAGGCTGCGTCTGATTTCGATGGCTCCAGAATAGCTGGTGGATCCCTGGCCAACCTTGGACAGTTCCCATACTTT GGAGGCTTACTTGTCACTTTGACCACTGGTGGACAGTCCGTTTGTGGATCAACTCTCGTTACTAACAATCGCGCTGTGACAGCTGCTCACTGCTGGCGTACGCAGAACCACCAAGGACGTCTTGTTTTGCATGTTAGTGGGTCTGCAACGCTGTTCAGCGGTGGTAACCGTGTTACTTCTAACAACGTTATTATGCACGAAAACTACAACATGCAATCTCTCCATAACGACGTGGCGGTCATTGTCCTCCCCAACATTAACAGCAAca atgtgATCCGCCCTATTAGCCTCGCGAGTGGCAATAACTTGTTTGTTGGAGTACAAGCACAGGCCTGTGGCTTCGGAAGGACTGGTGACT ctTGGTCGGGAGGAATTACTACCAGCCAGCAATTGAGACATGTCAGTCTTCCTGTCATCTCTAATGCGGACTGCGCTGCAGTTTACGGTTCCGGTCCTGTCATTGCCTCTACTATATGTGTCTCTGGAAGTAACGGCCGCAGTACTTGTGGAGGTGACTCTGGTGGTCCTCTTGTCTACAATAACCAATTG ATTGGTATTACATCTTTCGGTGCCGCCGCCGGTTGTCAACGAGGTTTCCCTGCTGGTTTCGCTAGGGTTACCTCTTTCAACTCTTGGATCAGCGCtcgtttgtaa